The DNA region CCGCCTTTGCTGTTCATATTTTAGTGAACACAGAATGTGGCGAATGTTTTACGATTCAAGACAGTCGCCAATGGATGGAGCAAGCCGGCTTTCGAATTGTGGAAGAGTTAGAACCGCGTGCCATGATTCAAGGCACGAAATAACAGAAGGGCATGGCAAGGAATTATGGATGAAATGGCAGCATGGCTGAGAGAACCAGGATTTTTCGGGACACATGCCACGGTCGGAGCGGATATCAGTCAACTCATGGCGACGTTCTTTACCACATTGTTTATTGTCGGATGGATTCAGGCGAGACAGCATAAAAATGACCGCCACCACTGGCTGATGTTCGGCGGGATGGTTGCCATGCTTGCCTTCTTTATCAGTTATTATCTGTTTCGTAGTCTTGGGGTCCTGGCATTTGAGGGCAAGGAAGGCTTTGGCGGACCTCAATGGTTATACGACCAGGTGTTTGTGCCTGTCTTGACGCTTCATATTCTCCTGGTGGTGATCGGCCTCGTGATGGCCGTTTATATGATGGTATTGGGGTTCAGGTCTCAGACCTTCGTGGAAGGGAAGCGGGTCTTGAAGGATGCTATTTTAAAAACGTCCGGGAAACGTATTGTGATGATCCTCGGAGGGGTGACCACGATTGTCCTCTTGTTTTTTCTCTCACGGGTGATGACGTCTGGATTTTCCATGGGGAAATTCAGTGTATACCTTGGTCTTATTCTTCTCATCGCGCTGGTGTTTGGCATTGAAATATCCATTCAGCGGATTTGGCCTAATGGGGCCAGACGGCATCGAGTGCTCGGACGATTTACCATGGTGATTTATTGTGTGTTGTTTGTGACCGGAACATTTACCTATACCATGCTCTATATTCTCTATCCGGGTAAAATTGGATAAGCTGTTCATGCAATGCGGTTGTGACTATGCTTTACGATTTGTGGAGGTTGAAGAGTTACCGCCCAATTCTGTGTTTGCGAAATTTCATTGCGATCAGTGCGCATTTTCGCTTGGAGCAGAAGGGAATGCTAAAGAATTGGATCCGTTGGTTTCCCGCGTCGTATGGACGGACGAGGCCTTGTATCACATGAGTCGACTTCCACCCTATTTAGGTTCTCTCGTATGGAGGGAGGTGGAGGAGTTTGTCTCTCGCAGTGAACAAAGGATCGTGACGGTTGCGCGTGTCGGGTCGGCCCGCAATAAGGGGATGGTGGAGTGGACTCCGGACGCGGAGCGTCGGATCGAGAATGTCCCGTCAGGAATCCGGGCGATGGCTAAGGTTGAGTTGGAGCGAACGGCTTTGGATCGCGGCATGCCTGCGGTCACGGTTGCACTGATGGAAGAGGTGAAAGCCCGTTATTTTGGTATGGCGGCAGGGCGGGCATGAAACGCCTTGTGAGTGAATGAGCGCAGACGATTAATCTCTGGAAATCTCTTCGAAGCGAGTAATGTATGTTGCATCGACTTTCCCTTCGTGTCCTTCCGCAATTGAATGCCTTGGTGACGGATCAACCCGTTCGCAAGCGGAAGCGTTTGGTGATGCTGGCTCCCGGGCTAGTGGCTTTTGGGATCTATCACCTTCTCAAGCCTGTCTTGCCGCTTTCCGATCCATTGGTGCTTCTGGCCTTCACCGGGTGTATTTGTATGCTTACCGCCACCTGGTCCTATCGACAGGGACGTGGAGTCTCGCTTATGGAATCCTGGCGCGCAGACGGGGTTCAGCAGTGGGCGTGGTTGGTGGGATGGATTGGTCTGGTCTATGGAGTCCAATTATCCCTCTTGGTTTTGGCGATTCTTCAAGTGTTTGTCGCCTATGATTTTTTACTCCATCCGGAAGGTCCGGCCATGATGGCAGCCATCATTTCATGTACGTCCGTGACTCGGGATGCCTTTGAAATTGGTCATGTTCAACGGATGAGGCAACAAGGGGTTGTCGTCCCAACCTTTCCTGACGGAGAGGCGTTACGAAAATGGATTCCGCAGGAGATAGGAAGTATTGTGAAATGGGGAGCGTTGGCCACCATGATAGGAGTAGCCGGTTCATGGCTCCTGTTCACCGTGGGGCCGATTGAACTGCAACCTATCCTTCAAGCACTGTTTGTTCCCGTTATGATTGCCTCCATCGGAATGAAGACGTTTTTCAGCGGGGAATCGTTATTTGCTCAAAAGACCCAGGGAGGCAGGCCACGAACCTGGCTGTCATCTCTTTGGTTTTGGATGTGGCCAAATCTGACCTTTTCAGCGACGTATTTTCTGGTTCTCATGGGGATGGCTGCCTTTGTAATGCGGGTAGGGCAGATTTCTCAAGTTGGATTTATGGGGATAGCTGCCTGTACTGCCATGTTGATGGCGCTGTATACCCTCTATCTGGGCTGGCGAAAATCCTATGAAGAGCAGCTCGTGGGCATTCCTGAATCCATACAACGGTGTCCATTTGTGATGGGGATGCTCCAAAGTTCTAAAAACTCTGAAACTCTTACTTCCATCCCTGATGTCAAAATTGGGCATGGCAATCTGGTGAATTAAATTGATAACAATTTTTAAAACATTGGTGAGTGTGCTGCTTTTCGTTCTGCTTCATGCCGGGTTGGCATTGGGCATGGGTAACCAGGCCTTGCCCACGATTGAAGGGCAGGCAGGCCAGGATATTTTCTACCAAACTCCGGGGTCTATTTCCAGTCCGTCTGTCGCGGAAAGCCCTCAGGGCTATTCCTCTTACCCTCTGGTGGATAACCGGTTAGTCGTGTGGTTTGTGACTCAGCAACACACCTATTTCGGTGGCTTTGTCTTATCTATTCCTTTGTTTAGCTTGTTATTAGAATTTTTAGGAATCACGCGAAAAAAACAGGCATCCCAACAGAAATTGGATGGATTGGCCCATGATATTTTGCGTGTAGCACTGTTATCGCTTTCTATTACGGCCTTGTTAGGCTCTTTCATGCTGGTAACCTTTGTGACTCTTTATCCGGGGTTTATGAATTACATGGGGGGGACATTTAAGCCGGTCATGCCCGTGTATGCGATGGTGTTTGTGAGTGAAGCCTTCCTCCTGGCCCTCTATTATTACACCTGGGATTTCCTTAAAACCCCGGCGCTGAAGTGGGTGCATATGACTCTTGGTGTGCTCTCCAATGCAACCGGAGTCATTTTGTTGTTGTTAGCGAATTCATGGGCTTCGTTTATGATGGCTCCGGCCGGGGTTGATGCCCAAGGTCATTTTTTAGGGAATGTGTGGCATCTCCTGCACTCTCCATTATGGAATCCATTGAATACACACCGTTTTTTGGCGGATATTATGTCGGGTGGCGCAGTGGTTGTCGCCTATGCGACCTACCGGTTTTTCATGTCAAAAACCGCGGAGGACCGCGCGTATTATGATTGGGTTGGACATGTTTTTCTTGTAGTGGTGGTGTGTGCGCTTCTCCCCATGCCCCTTGCCGGCTACTGGTTGATGAGGGCTGTGTTTGAATTCAGGCAAACGATGGGCATGGCGATGATGGGAGGCATGTTGTCGTGGCTGTTTGTTCTCCAAGCGATTATGGTTGGGGTCTTGTTTTTAGGAATTAACTATTACATCTGGCAATCCTTGGCGCGCCTTCAAGGTGGTGAGCGCTTTCATTCCCATTTTAAGGCGATTCTTTTTGCACTGATGGTGTGTTTTCTCGTGTGGTTTACACCGCATACCATTGCCATGAGTGGCAGTGAGATGAAAGCGATGGGCGCGGCACAGCACCCGGTCATTGGTCAATTCGGTGTGATGTCCGCGAAGAATGGTGCGGTTAATGTCATGATCTGTTTAACCGCGTTGAGTTACATTTTGTATCGGCGAGCCAATCGTGTGATGACAGCCAAGTGGTCATCAAAGGGAAATATTTTCTTATTGGTGTTATTTCTCATGGGGATTGCCAATATTGTGTGGTTGGCCATTTACGGGTTCTATATTCCGGCAAATGTTCGGGTGGGTCTTTCAGCGCCTCAAGGAATGACAACCGCGACCGTGGTTGTTGGAGGGATATTATTGAATCGATTATTGTTGCGGGGCGCCCATATTAATGGGCCTGTGCATTGGGGGCGTATTACCCCGCGTGGGATTGTGTCGCTGTTTGTCGTTGCTGCCGCGTTTACCTGGGTAATGGGGTTGATGGGGTACATCAGGTCTGTGGGCCGATTGGGATGGCATATTTCTGAATTAATGCCCGATCGATCCTCGTGGGCATTTACGCCTTCCCTGGGATTTGCTGCGAAAATGGTCACCCTCAATATGATTGTTTTTTGGTCGTCGGTCTTTTTTGTGTTTTGGCTTAGCCGATGGGATCAGCGAGTGGTAGAGCGGAGAACGGCTGAATTTTCAAGGCCTTCCCCGGTGATTCAGGTCATTTCAGAAGAGGAATCCGCGTAATGAGAATCAGTTCTTGGCAACACAATAAATTAGAGGATGTGAAGCGGAGCCGGGTAAGCGCGGCATGTTTGACATGGTTGGTCGTGGGTCTTTTGATAAATGGAAGTAGTGCCGCGTGGGCCCAAGAGGCCCCGAGCTCAGGACCTTCCAGTGGTTCGATGGTGTTGGAGGATTTTCAGCATCCTGATGCTAAAGGCTTCCCCCAAGGATGGGAGGCTCAGCGAAGTACGGTTACAGCCCATGAAACCTATACGATTCAAGAAGAGGACGGGACTTTTTTTCTTTCTGCGAAAAATGCCAACCAACGGGTGTATACCAAGCATATGACGTGGGATCCGAAACAACACCCTATTCTGACCTGGCGTTGGAGAATACAGAGTGTTCCCGATGATGCCGATTTCCTGGCGGCCATCTACCCGTCATTGGATGTCGACTTAATGTTTATTCCCGTGAACACGAAATACGTGTGGAGTGCCACCCTTCCGGTAGGGTCTGTCAAGGAGGGTGGCATGTTTAGTTCAACAGAAATTGTTATTCGCAGTGGGACTGAATCCCTTGGGAAATGGGTTGAAGAGCGGGTTAATGTGTATGAAGATTTTTTGAAGATTCATGATCATGAACCGGCTCCACATGCCTGGGGTATTTCCTTGTTAGGGGGGCCGGGAGTGGAGGTGGATTTCGGTTCAATCTCAATCATCCAACGGTGATCTTGGGCGGAAATGAAATGTGAAAGTGACTCCATCGAAAATATTTGATGTCTTTTTGGGTATTCTGGGACTAGGGACAGTGGGCCTCTTGATCGGGGTCTTTATGGGTGGGGGATGGCTTCCTGTCGCGCTAGCAGTGGGTGCCCTTCTTGGCGCAGGGGTAGGCTTAGTAGGCGGCCGGGGATTTTTTTTGAGCATTTTTATCGGGACCATTTTAGGCGGATTGTTGGCATTAGGACTGAGTGGGACTGAGGCTGTGACCGTTGGCGCCGCCTCCGGGGCGGCGATGGGTGGATTTTTGGGAACTTGGATTTCGATGCTCATTGAAACCTGGCAACAACGAAATCAGAACCTTCCTGAGTCGAACGTCAAGGATCATGGTCCTATTCAACCCTAATCAAACTGAAGCATCGTGCTGAGTATGGCGAAGCGAGAGGAAAAATAGTAATGGAAAATCAACGGGTCCTCATGGGGGCCATTTTGTTTGTGTTTGGCTCTTTCATCATGATGATCGTGATGTTGATTGTTATGACCTATAAAGGGAAAAAAGATTTAAATGAGTTGTCGGCTGGTCAATCGGCCAATGTCCGTGTGTTGCAGCCAATGCCCACACAAGACTTTTCTATGTATAAAACGCTCGTGGGGGATGATAATCGTGAAATGGTCGAAATTCCTGAAGGACCATTTACCATGGGCATTGGCGATGGAGACCCCGATGAAGGGCCACCCCATCCGGTTTACCTCCAAACGTTTTATATCGATCTTAAAGAAGTCACGCAGGCCGATTATGAGCGGTATATCAACATGACGAAACGGGACAAGCCTAAGGTTCCCGTTTTTGAAGATGATGTCTCCAAATTGATCGGGCCCGATTATCCGGTGGTGGCGGTGACCTGGAACGATGCCTTTGGGTATTGTCGTTGGGCTGGCAAGCGGTTGCCGACAGAAGCGGAGTGGGAAAAAGCGGCAAGGGGAGAAGGAAAACGCCGTTATCCCTGGGGTGATAAGTTTGACTATCAGTTTGCCAATGTGGATGGGGAGGAGGATGGCTTTCAGTATTTAGCTCCCGTGGGATCTTATGAAGTAGGCAGAAGCCCATTTGGACTCTATGATGTCACCGGCAATGTGGCTGAGTGGGTTATGGATAGTTACGCTGCAGACTATTACCAGCAGGCTCCGTATCGGGACCCACCTGGCCCAAAAGACGAAGACGAGAATAAAGTCATTCGTGGCGGTTCTTGGCGTGAATCTCGTATAGGCGCCAGGGTGACCAAGCGTTTTGCAGCGAAAATGTGGAGGAACGATGCCAGTGTTGGATTTCGGTGCGCAAAAGATCCTCCGACTGTGACTCCTCAAGCCTCATAAGCAATAATCAAACTCCTCGTCGGCGAGACCAATCGCCCATAGTTTCTCGGAATAGGCAATCTTGACGGACCGGAAATAGGGGAACATGGACGGTCGATTCAAACTTATTTTTCTGATTGCGGTGTTATTTATGACCGGGTTGCCGGTATTGGGAATATTGAGGGGAACCGATGCTCCTCCAACTCCCCCGGATCGCGATTTTCCATCTCAGCCTTCTTCAGCATCGGAGGCATCGTCTGAGGCATCAAGGGATGAGGCGATTTCTGGTCGGGCAAATGAAGATGAGATGGTTGAAATTCCTGCCGGGGAATTCATTCTTGGGAGTAATCAAGGTGGATTCAATGAGAAGCCTGCCCACGTCGCTCATCTCGATGCATATTGGATTGATCGGTACGAGGTCACCTATCAGCGGTATATGGAATTTGTTGAAGCTACCGGACATCGTCAGCCTGGTCCACCTTCCCGCTATGCCGAAAAGCTCGGTTTGCTGCGAGGCCCTCATCAGCCGATTACCTATGTGTCATGGAGTGATGCGAATGACTATTGTCAATGGAGAGGCAAGCGTCTTCCTACTGAACAAGAATGGGAAAAGGCTATGCGAGGGACAGATGGTCGCACCTGGCCGTGGGGTGAGGGTCTCAGCGGCCATCCTGCCAATTTTGCAGGAGAGGCCGATGGTTATGTGGTGTCTGCTCCGGTTGGGGCTTTTCCTCTTGACCAGAGTGTTTTTGGAGTTTATGACGGCGCAGGAAATGTTATGGAATGGACGGATAATTGGTATGTGGAGGATCTCTACCTTCAAGAGAATGCTGCTACACCCACGAGTAATGGGTCTCCTTCTACCTACAAGACAATGAGAGGTAGTGGCTATACGAGCCAGGGAGTCGATATCAGAATAACCAATAGAAGTTTTATGGTTCCTGATTTCCGAGACGAGACGATTGGTTTCAGATGTGCACGGTCAGATTAGGACCAAAAAACCGTTAATGTTTTGTGTGGGGCTAAGGTGAAAAAATTAAAGAAAATCAAAATAGTAGAGGATAAGAAACACAGCAAGCAGAATATTGACAACCATTCCGGCCAAAACTATAATGTCGAACACTTTTGCATTTGTACGCATGAGTAATCCCTCTTTTACGTGATCAATAAATGTTTGAATAGCACGAAAAATAATAATGTGTCAATGAAGTTTATTAGGTGAAATTGTTTAATTTTTGGACGCGAATTAAGCATAGGGAGGAATTGAGATGGGGGATTCAACGGCTGTCATAAGGGAGTCAACGGAGTTAGAGACTAAAATAGGAAAAGCAATTTTTTATCTGACCTGCTCAGTGAGTCTATGGTTCTTTTATTGGTTTGCCGGTATTCAGTGTCCCTGCTAAAAACCATGACTTCCAAATATGTAATCAATCATTTAATTCTTTTAGACCCAAGGAGGAGCGCATGCAGACAGTTCTGTATGTCATAGTTTCATTGGTCATCTGTTTTGTGTATTTCCAGGCATTGGATTATGTCTTGATGGATGCCCAGGGACTCGATTATTTCTACATGTTCCGTTAGTTGAAAATTTATGAGTTTGGAATTTGAGATAAAGATTTAGACGATTTATTCGGTAATTTTGATGGGTTTAACTCAACACGTTTTCACAAGGAGGTAGGTCAATGGGTCGCCTGTTCAATCAAATGACCCGGGGAAAGAAAAAGTTGTTCGCCGTATCGGCCTTGATGGTGATGGCCTGTCTGCTGTTGTTGCCGATTTTCCTGTCAGTCACCGCCGTGGCAGGAGGGGGAGGGGCGCCAGCAGGGGGTCCTCCTGCGGATGTCGTTGCCGCGCAAAAGGCAGCAGGCGAGGAAGGGGAGCCGGAAAAAGTGGAAATGGGCCGGGACGTTTATTACAAGACTGAAGGCCCAGCCATTGGAATGCCGGCACCTGTAACGGAAGACAATGAAACTTTTTATCCTCGGTATAACTTTGAGAGTCGTGTGCTTCTTTGGGTGGCCAACCAGCAGCATCTTTATTATGGAAGTTTTGTGTTGGCGGTGCCAATCTTTTGTATGTGTATCGAATTTGCCGGAATGGTCAGCAAAGATAAAGCCATGGCCAAGAAATATGATCAATTGGCCTATGATTTCATCAAGATCAGCCTGACGGCATATTCCTTAACCGCCATCCTTGGTGGGATTCTGATCTTTACCTTCCTCACGCTCTATCCGGCCTTTTTTGGATATTTGTCTAGTATTTTCCGGCCGGTCATGCACATCTATGCCTTAACTTTCGTGGCGGAAAGTGCAACCCTCTATATCTATTATTACGGTTGGGACAAGATGCGGGAAGGTGTTCTAAAGTGGGTTCATCTCAGCATGTCCGTCATCTTGAATGTGATCGGAACGGTATTGATGTTCCTTGCCAATTCATGGATTGCATTTATGATGTCACCGGCTGGAGTAGATGAGCAAGGACGTTATCTTGGAAATATTTGGCACGTAATTCATACGGCGCTGTGGAATCCTTTGAATGTACATCGAATTCTAGGGAACATGGCTTTTGGTGGTGGTGTGGTGGCTGCCTATGCAGCCTATCGCTTCCTTTCTTCAAAAACGGATGAAGAGCGGGCCCATTATGACTGGATGGGCTACATCGCAATGAGTTTAGGTGTAGCATTTCTCATCCCACTGCCCTTTGCAGGCTATTGGTTGATGCGTGAGGTATATGCCTATCGACAGCAAATGGGTATTACCCTGATGGGTGGATTATTGGCCTGGTTGTTTATTATTCAAGCCACCATGATCGGAATTCTGTTCTTGACCACCAATTATTACTTGTGGCAAGCCCTTGGACGAATGACGGGTGGTGAACGATTCCAAAAATATATTAAGTATCTGGTGTTTATTTTGGTTGTTGGTCTTCTAGTGTTCATTACGCCACATACCATCGTCATGACACCGGCTGAATTGAAAGCTATGGGTGGTCAACAGCATCCGGTTCTTGGAAATTATGGAGTCATGTCGGCAAAAAATGGTGGCATTAACGCCATTATTATGACGACGGTTTTAAGCTTTATTTGGTATCAGCGAGGGAACAGGGTTCCAACTGTTAGCTGGGCCAAATTTGGCAATATATTTATGGGATGTTTCTTCATTATAGCCCAACTAAACAATGTATGGTTGGCTTGCTATGGATATTTCATTCCTGCCAACGTTCGAATTGGTTTGTCGGTGCCTCAGGTTGCCGGGACATTGTCTTGTCTTCTGTTAATGACGCCGCTGAATCTTGCGATGTTAAAAAATGGAAGACAGTTAGGACCGATTAGATGGGGTCAAATTCCACCACGGTCGCAATATGCCATCATCATGTTGGCCACCGCATTCACTTGGATGATGGGATTGATGGGCTATATCCGTTCTTCAGTGAGATTGTTCTGGCACGTTAACGAGGTTATGCGGGATAACTCTCCATGGGCTTATACCCATACAATCGGGTTTGCAGCCAACGTTATTTCGTTTAACGTGTTGTTTTTCTGGATCAGTATTATGTTTGTCTTTTGGTTAGGAACCCTCGGTGCGAAAAAAGTTCCGGTTCCTTCACCGGCCGGGCAGCCAGTTCCATCTCCTCAGTCTGCAACTGGTCATTGAACGAAAAATACAATTACAAA from Nitrospiraceae bacterium includes:
- a CDS encoding cytochrome ubiquinol oxidase subunit I, which produces MTRGKKKLFAVSALMVMACLLLLPIFLSVTAVAGGGGAPAGGPPADVVAAQKAAGEEGEPEKVEMGRDVYYKTEGPAIGMPAPVTEDNETFYPRYNFESRVLLWVANQQHLYYGSFVLAVPIFCMCIEFAGMVSKDKAMAKKYDQLAYDFIKISLTAYSLTAILGGILIFTFLTLYPAFFGYLSSIFRPVMHIYALTFVAESATLYIYYYGWDKMREGVLKWVHLSMSVILNVIGTVLMFLANSWIAFMMSPAGVDEQGRYLGNIWHVIHTALWNPLNVHRILGNMAFGGGVVAAYAAYRFLSSKTDEERAHYDWMGYIAMSLGVAFLIPLPFAGYWLMREVYAYRQQMGITLMGGLLAWLFIIQATMIGILFLTTNYYLWQALGRMTGGERFQKYIKYLVFILVVGLLVFITPHTIVMTPAELKAMGGQQHPVLGNYGVMSAKNGGINAIIMTTVLSFIWYQRGNRVPTVSWAKFGNIFMGCFFIIAQLNNVWLACYGYFIPANVRIGLSVPQVAGTLSCLLLMTPLNLAMLKNGRQLGPIRWGQIPPRSQYAIIMLATAFTWMMGLMGYIRSSVRLFWHVNEVMRDNSPWAYTHTIGFAANVISFNVLFFWISIMFVFWLGTLGAKKVPVPSPAGQPVPSPQSATGH
- a CDS encoding cytochrome ubiquinol oxidase subunit I; translation: MGNQALPTIEGQAGQDIFYQTPGSISSPSVAESPQGYSSYPLVDNRLVVWFVTQQHTYFGGFVLSIPLFSLLLEFLGITRKKQASQQKLDGLAHDILRVALLSLSITALLGSFMLVTFVTLYPGFMNYMGGTFKPVMPVYAMVFVSEAFLLALYYYTWDFLKTPALKWVHMTLGVLSNATGVILLLLANSWASFMMAPAGVDAQGHFLGNVWHLLHSPLWNPLNTHRFLADIMSGGAVVVAYATYRFFMSKTAEDRAYYDWVGHVFLVVVVCALLPMPLAGYWLMRAVFEFRQTMGMAMMGGMLSWLFVLQAIMVGVLFLGINYYIWQSLARLQGGERFHSHFKAILFALMVCFLVWFTPHTIAMSGSEMKAMGAAQHPVIGQFGVMSAKNGAVNVMICLTALSYILYRRANRVMTAKWSSKGNIFLLVLFLMGIANIVWLAIYGFYIPANVRVGLSAPQGMTTATVVVGGILLNRLLLRGAHINGPVHWGRITPRGIVSLFVVAAAFTWVMGLMGYIRSVGRLGWHISELMPDRSSWAFTPSLGFAAKMVTLNMIVFWSSVFFVFWLSRWDQRVVERRTAEFSRPSPVIQVISEEESA
- a CDS encoding SUMF1/EgtB/PvdO family nonheme iron enzyme, whose protein sequence is MENQRVLMGAILFVFGSFIMMIVMLIVMTYKGKKDLNELSAGQSANVRVLQPMPTQDFSMYKTLVGDDNREMVEIPEGPFTMGIGDGDPDEGPPHPVYLQTFYIDLKEVTQADYERYINMTKRDKPKVPVFEDDVSKLIGPDYPVVAVTWNDAFGYCRWAGKRLPTEAEWEKAARGEGKRRYPWGDKFDYQFANVDGEEDGFQYLAPVGSYEVGRSPFGLYDVTGNVAEWVMDSYAADYYQQAPYRDPPGPKDEDENKVIRGGSWRESRIGARVTKRFAAKMWRNDASVGFRCAKDPPTVTPQAS
- a CDS encoding SUMF1/EgtB/PvdO family nonheme iron enzyme, whose product is MDGRFKLIFLIAVLFMTGLPVLGILRGTDAPPTPPDRDFPSQPSSASEASSEASRDEAISGRANEDEMVEIPAGEFILGSNQGGFNEKPAHVAHLDAYWIDRYEVTYQRYMEFVEATGHRQPGPPSRYAEKLGLLRGPHQPITYVSWSDANDYCQWRGKRLPTEQEWEKAMRGTDGRTWPWGEGLSGHPANFAGEADGYVVSAPVGAFPLDQSVFGVYDGAGNVMEWTDNWYVEDLYLQENAATPTSNGSPSTYKTMRGSGYTSQGVDIRITNRSFMVPDFRDETIGFRCARSD
- a CDS encoding PCP reductase family protein → MQCGCDYALRFVEVEELPPNSVFAKFHCDQCAFSLGAEGNAKELDPLVSRVVWTDEALYHMSRLPPYLGSLVWREVEEFVSRSEQRIVTVARVGSARNKGMVEWTPDAERRIENVPSGIRAMAKVELERTALDRGMPAVTVALMEEVKARYFGMAAGRA
- a CDS encoding DUF420 domain-containing protein, whose product is MDEMAAWLREPGFFGTHATVGADISQLMATFFTTLFIVGWIQARQHKNDRHHWLMFGGMVAMLAFFISYYLFRSLGVLAFEGKEGFGGPQWLYDQVFVPVLTLHILLVVIGLVMAVYMMVLGFRSQTFVEGKRVLKDAILKTSGKRIVMILGGVTTIVLLFFLSRVMTSGFSMGKFSVYLGLILLIALVFGIEISIQRIWPNGARRHRVLGRFTMVIYCVLFVTGTFTYTMLYILYPGKIG
- a CDS encoding DUF3047 domain-containing protein, with protein sequence MRISSWQHNKLEDVKRSRVSAACLTWLVVGLLINGSSAAWAQEAPSSGPSSGSMVLEDFQHPDAKGFPQGWEAQRSTVTAHETYTIQEEDGTFFLSAKNANQRVYTKHMTWDPKQHPILTWRWRIQSVPDDADFLAAIYPSLDVDLMFIPVNTKYVWSATLPVGSVKEGGMFSSTEIVIRSGTESLGKWVEERVNVYEDFLKIHDHEPAPHAWGISLLGGPGVEVDFGSISIIQR